The Priestia megaterium NBRC 15308 = ATCC 14581 region TAATTGGCACCACGTTAAGTCGATAGTACAAATCACGTCTAAACTTTCCTTCTTCGACCATTTGTTCTAGATTTTGATTCGTAGCAGCAATAATTCGTACGTCTATTGATACTGCTCTTGTTGAACCCACGGGACGAATTGTACGGTCTTGCAGCACATGGAGCAACTTACTTTGTGCTGAAAGAGAAAGTTCACCAATCTCATCTAGAAAAAGCGTGCCTTCGTTCGAAAGCTCAATGATCCCTTTTTTCCCTTCTCGAAATGCTCCAGTGAACGTACCGCCTTCATAGCCAAATAGCTCTGATTCAATAAGCTGTTCAGGAAGCGCTGCACAATTAAGCTCATGATACGGCTGCTGTTTTCTTGTACTAAGCTGGTGAAGCAGTTTTGCCACTCTGCTTTTTCCTACCCCTGTTTCTCCAAGTAAAAGAACGGTTGTATTTACAGAAGCAACTCGTTGAATGGTTGAAAAAACTTTTTTCATCGCTTCACTTTTTGTCACGATGCCTTCTAAATCCACGGCTTCGTTTAACTCTTTTTTATAGTTTTCAAGCTGTTCTTCCATCTCTTCTACTTTTCGTTTTAATTCCATTAAGTCTGTGAGATCCCGAGAATAGCTAATAACGCTTTTTAAATGCCCGTCGTTTGTAAATACCGGCCTTGTCCGCACATGAAGATACCGGCCGGAGTTTGTTTTTTGAACCAATTCAATTGCTTGATTAGATTCAATCACTTTTAGCGTGGCCGAAGGATAAAAAATCCCCATTTCCTGCAGTTCTTTTACGTGCTTTCCAATAAAATCTTCCACTTTCAAAGCATAGTTTTTTTCACACTCTGAATTTACAACTAACACATATCCATTTGCATCAGTTACAAAGATTTCATCAAATGATGACTCAAATATATCGTAAAGTTCGTCGTTAATTTGCTGAATATGCTTTTTATGAATGGTCATTTGAATCACCTTTTCGTCAAAAAATAATTATTATTTTATTTTATCAGAAAATGAAAAATCTATAAATAGAGTGTCCAAACATACCTATTCTTTGCGATTCATGAAGAATGAGTGAAGAGTTCTCTCTTCACTCATGTCTCAATTTCACTTACACTTCAACCGTTTGCTGTACGCTTGCTTCTAGTGCTGCTTCAAAAATAGCTAAGCCTTCTTCCAGCTGCTCATCTGTAATAACAATCGGCATTAAGATACGAAGAACGTTTCCAAATACTCCTGCGCTAAGCAGTAATAATCCACGTTTGTTTGCTTCTTTTACGATACGCTGTGTGAGCTCTTTGTCTGCTTCTTTTGTTTCACGGTCTTTCACAAGCTCAATCGCAGACATTGCTCCTAATCCGCGGATATCACCGATACAGTCATATTTTTCTGCTAGTTTTTCAAATCGTGATGTTACCACTTTTCCAAGGTACTCACCGCGTTCGTTTAGCTTTTCTTCTTCAATGATATCAAGTACAGCTAAAGCTGCTTCACATCCAAGAGGACTTCCGCAATACGTTCCGCCAAGCTCACCAGGATTAGATTCATCCATGATTTCAGCACGGCCAATGACACCGCTGATTGGTACGCCAGCTCCTAATGATTTTGATACCGTAATTAAATCAGGCTCAACGTCAAAATGTTCAATACCGAAGTAGCGGCCTGTACGTGCAAATCCTGCTTGAATTTCATCTGATACAAATAAAATTCCGTGCTCTTTACATAATTGATACACTTCTTGCACAAAGCGTTTACCTGGAACAATGAAACCACCTTCGCCTTGAATCGGCTCCATTACAACAGCTGCAATCGTTTCCGGTGCTACTTCTGTATTTAAGAAGTTTTTGAATTCTGTAATCATGAAATCTTCGTATGCTTCAACTGATAACCCTTGTGGACGGCGATACTCATAAGGATATGGAGCTTTGTATACTTCAGGAGCAAACGGTCCAAATTCATATTTATATGGTTTTACTTTACTTGTCATTGTCATTGTCATTAATGTACGGCCATGGAAACCGCGGTTAAAGGAAATAATTCCTTGGCGCTTTGTATATTTACGAGCAATTTTCACTGCGTTTTCTACAGCTTCTGCTCCGCTATTTAAAAGTAATACTTTCTTGTCAAATTCACCCGGTGCAATTGCTGCTAATCTTTCTGCAAGCTCTACGTATGACTCATACATCATTACGTTAAATCCCGTGTGAATAAAACGGTCTACTTGTTTGTGAAGCGCTTCTTTTACTTTTGGATGACTGTGCCCTACATTGATTGTGCCAATTGCGCCTACGAAATCAATAAACGTATTGCCATCGACATCTTTAACGATCGCCCCTTCAGCCGTATCAGCAAATGTCGGAATGCCATAACTTACACCTTTCGGAATGGCACGGTGTCTTCTATCTAATAATTGCTTTGCATTTTCTCCCGGTAAATTTGTTGCTACTTTGCTAAAAGTTTGACTCATTTTTTATCTTCCTCTCATATTAAATAATTCTTCAATTAGTTTATATGCAAAAAACGTGCCAACTTTTAAAAAGCTGAAAAATAAGCATTTTTAGATAATTCTAACGATATTTTACTCATCAATAAGTCTATATAAACTTATTGATGAGTCAATAAAGACTTTCCTCTCGCATAAAGTACAGGAATTTTATATTGCCATAAAAGGAACAAGGCTTTTATAATAAATGTATAAATATAGTAATGTTAGGATTGACCTCTTTATAAAGGAGTGAAAAATATGCTAGAGGGCTGGTTTTTATGGGTTATTTTATTTTGGGTGGTCTTTTTAATGAGCATGTTTGCTATCGGCGGATTTTTTATGTTCAGGAAATTTTTAAAGCGCTTACCAAAAGAAGACGGCATGTCTGAGCTTGATTGGCAAGATCACTATCTTTCCAAAACCGTCCACCTTTGGTCAGCGGATCAAAAGCAGCTATTAAACGTTCTTGTTGAACCAGTACCTGAACTATTTCGCGATGTAGCCAAACAAAAAATCGCGGGAAAAATTGGGGAACTCGCAATTGAGGAACAAGCAGCCTCTATAACGGAAGACTTAATCGTACGTGGATACATTTTAGCTACGCCTAAACGTGATCATAAATTTTTATTAAAAACATTAAAAAAGCAAAAAATAGATGCCGTCCCTTATCAGCATTTATTTTAAACTAAAAAAGGTGGCTGCGCAGCCACCTTTTTTAGTTTAATATCGTTGTATTCCCAAGACGATCATTATGCAGCTTTCGTTCGAGCTTTTTGTACGATGTGTACATAGCAATGCGCCACGGTACAATCATACCAAATGCTAAAATCCAGAACATACCGCCAAGCTGGCCAACATCAATTGAAGAACTTAAATATATTTTCATTGCAATTCGAATAATAAGCAAACCAATAATAATGAATGCAAAAGCTTTTGAACGCTTCAAGTAAATATGATCGTCACGAATTTCAAATTTAGACGTTTTAATTAACAGGATTGAGAAAATCATGCCTGCTATTAACGCCTCAAGCAGTTCTGCACCCGTTACTCGAAACATTGGAAAGATAAACATTAATGCTCCCGTACTCATAAAAAAAGGCGGAAGTATAATTTTTTTTGCATTCGTTGGTTTATCAGCAGCTTTCATTCGAATAACTAATATGAAAGAAGCCATAAAAATTGCGACAAGTGTTGAAGCAATAACCAATGAAATCCTTCCTTTACTATAGTTTAGTGTTTGCTTATATTATAATCCAAAAAACATCAGAAGTAAAAGTGCAACAAAAAAACAAAAGAGTGTCTCTTCTGTTTTTATTTAGTAGAGGTAAGATCCGCTTTTGCTTTTTGCTTTTGTTTTTGCTTTTTCATTGATTTTAGTAAGAACCCGCCTTTAAATTTACGCGGCTCGTACGAAATAATGAAAGCACGAGGCTCATATTCTTCAATGAATGCTAATAGCTCTTCTTCTCTACTTCTTTTTGTTAAAATGTCCAATCTATAGCGTGCACTGTCTCTTCCTTCTCCTTGGTAAACAGTAACACCAAAACCTTCCTGTCGAAGGCGGTTAATTAACTCTTCATTTTTGGTCATAAGGTTAACTAAGAATGTTGTATATCCGATAGCAAGTCTAGATTCGATATAACTTCCAAGAATAATTCCCACTCCAAACCCAACTGCATATACAACCATAGCAAGCGTGCTTTGATCTCCTGAAAATACAAGAGATAAGCCGAATACATAAATTAACGCTTCAACAAATCCAAAAACCGAGGCATACATACTCATACCTTTGACTAAAAAAATTGTGCGCAGCGTCAAGATCGGTACATAGATCAGTTGCAAAAGCAAGATTAACAAAATATCTTTCAATTTATACACCTCTTTTTAACAATTAAAAATATGACGATTTCATTGTATCACTCCGTATTTATAGAAGATATAGTAAAAAAATTTTTTTCTATATATTTTTTACATCATATTCTTGTATATTTCCTAAGAGCAAAAGTAACTATTTTATCTTTTGAAAAATAAAAAGAATCTGCCAATTATCAGATTCTTTTTTTTATCATCTTCCCTTTTTAAAAGCCCGTAAACCCTCCAAATACGCTCGTTGTATAAATAATAATTTTTGTCATCCAGTCAAAATACAAAATAAATCCCATACCGATCATTGCATATCCGCCAACTTTCATCATAGAATTCATATGTTTTTTTAACCAGTTCATTTTCCCGATAAAAAACGTCATAATAAAAAATGGAATAGAAAACCCAAGTGAATAAGCTATCATATACAAAAGACCGGAGCCTGGGTTTGTCGCTGCAAGGGCCATAACTGATACTAAAATAGGGCCCGTACACGGAGTCCAGCCGGCAGCAAAAGCCATACCAATAAAAGAAGAACCTAAGAGTCCAGCCGGCTTATTTGCGAATTTAAGCTTGTGTTCCTGCATAAGAATTCGAGGCTTAAAAATTCCTAGTACAACTAGACCAAAGAAAATAATAAGAATAGCGCCAATCTGCCGAATTAAATCCTTATAGTTAAAAAACCACTGACCAATAAAAGAAGTAGCAAAGCCAATCATAATGAAAATAACAGAAAACCCCAATAGAAAAAATGCTGTGTGAATAAAAGCTTTGCGCTGATGTGACTTAGCGCCTTCCTTTAGCTCGCTAACTGACACTCCCGTTATGTACGATAAAAAAGCTGGGTACAAAGGCAAACAGCAGGGTGAAATAAACGATAAAAACCCCGCGCCAAATGCCAAAAACAAATTTAAATCTCCCACATTTCCCACTTCCCTTTTTTGTTCTTTTTGTTCTTTTTCGTTACCATTTTGTAACCAAATTGTCTTATCTCACTTCTTTCAAATAGTACCATTATCTTGTATAATTAGGTAAACGACTTGTTAGAAGGGATACATAGCATTGGCCAAAAAAGATATTCTATTAGCGATTGAAAAGAAACGAGAAGAACTCATCCGCATAGTCCGAGTAAGTGGATTAAACTCTCCACCTGCTATTAAACATAGTCAAGAATTAGATCATTTATTAAACGTTTACAATGAATTCCCTGCTCAAACAACAGAAACAACCTCTTCATGAAGGTTGTTTCTTTTTTTTACCTTCACTCTATCAATTCTGTATAAATCTCTTTTACTCCTGTTTCTTTGCTGAAATTCTCTTCTTTTTCACTGTGCTGAAGCTGATACATATTATAGTACAAACCGCCTTTGTTTAGCAGTTCAGTATGTGTGCCTTTTTCGACGATTTTTCCTTTATGCAGTACTAAAATACAGTCGGCGTGTTGAATAGTGGATAAACGATGGGCAATCGCAATTGTTGTACGGCCTTTTCCCATATCTCTTAACACTTCTTGAATCGCTTCTTCTGTTTGTGTATCAATGTGTGCTGTTGCTTCATCAAGAATAAGGATTTTAGGATTCCGGATGACCGTTCTTGCAAATGCTAAGAGCTGACGCTGGCCGCTTGATAAAGTGGAACCTCTTTCGACTAGCACTTCATTATACTTATTTGGAAGGGCTTCGATAAATGCATGAGCTTGCACAAATTCCGCCGCTGCTTTTACTTGTTCATCAGAAAAATGGTCTTCGTGCAGCGTAATATTTCGTTTCACGGTATCTGCAAATAAAAAGGCATCTTGAAGCACTAGCCCTACCTCATCTCGAAGCTGTTTATTTGAAAAAGACGATAGCGGTTTATTATCGATCAAAATGTCTCCTTTTTGCTGCTCATAAAAACGCATTAATAAATTAATGATGGAGCTTTTCCCGCTTCCCGTATGGCCTACTAAAGCCACTGTTTCTCCTTCGTTTACCGTAAACGATATATCAGAAAGTACATCTCGAACACCATCATAGGAAAACGTTACGTTTCTGAATTCTACCGTTCCTTTTTGTACCCCCTGCTTTTGTTCTCCTGTCATGACTGGATTTTTTTCTTTTTCATCCATCAAGTCAAATACCCGAGAGGCTGATACCATCGCTTGCTGATACATAGAGAGACGCTGCATCATTTCATTAACAGGCTCAAAAAAACGATCCAAGTAGTTGATAAACGCGTAAAGAACACCAATTTTAACAGGACTGTCAGCTACGGAAATACCAAAATAACTGAGCACAAGAATAACGGCCAAAATGTAAAGAATTTCGACTGCCGGCCTTAGCAGCAAACCATCTAACTTAATATTGCGCATCCCCGCTTTGTAATGTTCATCATTGATTTCTTCAAATTCCGAGCGCAGCCGCTTTTCTTGACGAAATAGCTGAATAATAGACATGCCTTGCAAAGACTCATGAAGCTTGGCATTTAACTGGCTTAGTTTCTCTCGAAGCTGTCCGTAGTAAATAGCGCTGTAATGCTGATAAAGCTTCATAAGTCCCCAAATGAACGGGAGAAGAACTAAACAATAAAAAGCCAGCTTCATATCTAGCATAAACATGGCTATAAAAATACCGACCAAAAATACCCCATTTTGAATAAAAACCGCGATGACTTCTACAAACATTTCTTTCATGGCTTCCGTGTCATTTGTAATTCGAGATACCAGGCTTCCCGTGGGCGTGTTGTCAAAAAAGCGAAGAGCCAAGCGATGAACATGAGAAAAAACGTCAATTCGAATCTGCTGAATAATTTGAAGCGCAATTTTTTGGAACTGCAGAAGCTGAAAGTATTGAACGACAATTTTTAAAAGCTGTAAAAGCAAATAACTGCTAGCCAGCCACACAAGAGGCTGAAGAGGCAAATACTTAGGAGTTAAATAATCGTCAATGAAAATTTTAATCAAAATGGGCCCTAATAAATCCGCAGCCGTAGCAATTAATAATAGTGTGAACGCTAAAAAAAATGATTTTTTATGCGGAATTGTATAGCGAAACAGACGTTTATGTACCGAAGAATGCTCAATTTTCATTTTTCGTCTCTCCTTCTTCTACCGCACGTTCAAGCTGCTGTCTATCGTACATATCCTGGTACCAGCCGCTCACGCTAAGCAGTTCCTCATGAGTTCCTCGCTGAATAATTTTCCCTTTATCAAATACAAGAATCAGGTCTGCATGAGTAACCGAGCTCAGCCGATGCGCTGTAATAATCGTTGTTCGATTTTGACGTTTCTGCTTCAGCGCTTGTAAAATACCCGCTTCCGTTTTTCCATCTACCGCTGATAGCGAGTCGTCTAAAATTAAAAGCTCAGGATCTAATAGAAGAGCTCTTGCAATCGAGATACGCTGTTTTTGTCCACCTGATAATGAAACGCCTTTTTCGCCTACTATTGTTTGATAGCCATCTGTAAAATCGAGAATGTCTCTATG contains the following coding sequences:
- a CDS encoding cytochrome c biogenesis CcdA family protein, with protein sequence MGDLNLFLAFGAGFLSFISPCCLPLYPAFLSYITGVSVSELKEGAKSHQRKAFIHTAFFLLGFSVIFIMIGFATSFIGQWFFNYKDLIRQIGAILIIFFGLVVLGIFKPRILMQEHKLKFANKPAGLLGSSFIGMAFAAGWTPCTGPILVSVMALAATNPGSGLLYMIAYSLGFSIPFFIMTFFIGKMNWLKKHMNSMMKVGGYAMIGMGFILYFDWMTKIIIYTTSVFGGFTGF
- a CDS encoding DUF2621 domain-containing protein, whose product is MLEGWFLWVILFWVVFLMSMFAIGGFFMFRKFLKRLPKEDGMSELDWQDHYLSKTVHLWSADQKQLLNVLVEPVPELFRDVAKQKIAGKIGELAIEEQAASITEDLIVRGYILATPKRDHKFLLKTLKKQKIDAVPYQHLF
- a CDS encoding ABC transporter ATP-binding protein, which produces MKIEHSSVHKRLFRYTIPHKKSFFLAFTLLLIATAADLLGPILIKIFIDDYLTPKYLPLQPLVWLASSYLLLQLLKIVVQYFQLLQFQKIALQIIQQIRIDVFSHVHRLALRFFDNTPTGSLVSRITNDTEAMKEMFVEVIAVFIQNGVFLVGIFIAMFMLDMKLAFYCLVLLPFIWGLMKLYQHYSAIYYGQLREKLSQLNAKLHESLQGMSIIQLFRQEKRLRSEFEEINDEHYKAGMRNIKLDGLLLRPAVEILYILAVILVLSYFGISVADSPVKIGVLYAFINYLDRFFEPVNEMMQRLSMYQQAMVSASRVFDLMDEKEKNPVMTGEQKQGVQKGTVEFRNVTFSYDGVRDVLSDISFTVNEGETVALVGHTGSGKSSIINLLMRFYEQQKGDILIDNKPLSSFSNKQLRDEVGLVLQDAFLFADTVKRNITLHEDHFSDEQVKAAAEFVQAHAFIEALPNKYNEVLVERGSTLSSGQRQLLAFARTVIRNPKILILDEATAHIDTQTEEAIQEVLRDMGKGRTTIAIAHRLSTIQHADCILVLHKGKIVEKGTHTELLNKGGLYYNMYQLQHSEKEENFSKETGVKEIYTELIE
- a CDS encoding DUF2179 domain-containing protein; this encodes MKDILLILLLQLIYVPILTLRTIFLVKGMSMYASVFGFVEALIYVFGLSLVFSGDQSTLAMVVYAVGFGVGIILGSYIESRLAIGYTTFLVNLMTKNEELINRLRQEGFGVTVYQGEGRDSARYRLDILTKRSREEELLAFIEEYEPRAFIISYEPRKFKGGFLLKSMKKQKQKQKAKADLTSTK
- a CDS encoding aspartyl-phosphate phosphatase Spo0E family protein, translated to MAKKDILLAIEKKREELIRIVRVSGLNSPPAIKHSQELDHLLNVYNEFPAQTTETTSS
- a CDS encoding CcdC family protein translates to MVIASTLVAIFMASFILVIRMKAADKPTNAKKIILPPFFMSTGALMFIFPMFRVTGAELLEALIAGMIFSILLIKTSKFEIRDDHIYLKRSKAFAFIIIGLLIIRIAMKIYLSSSIDVGQLGGMFWILAFGMIVPWRIAMYTSYKKLERKLHNDRLGNTTILN
- a CDS encoding sigma-54 interaction domain-containing protein; translation: MTIHKKHIQQINDELYDIFESSFDEIFVTDANGYVLVVNSECEKNYALKVEDFIGKHVKELQEMGIFYPSATLKVIESNQAIELVQKTNSGRYLHVRTRPVFTNDGHLKSVISYSRDLTDLMELKRKVEEMEEQLENYKKELNEAVDLEGIVTKSEAMKKVFSTIQRVASVNTTVLLLGETGVGKSRVAKLLHQLSTRKQQPYHELNCAALPEQLIESELFGYEGGTFTGAFREGKKGIIELSNEGTLFLDEIGELSLSAQSKLLHVLQDRTIRPVGSTRAVSIDVRIIAATNQNLEQMVEEGKFRRDLYYRLNVVPITIPPLRERKEDILPLVYQFLHHFNTVYERNVRLSPKALDAFLGQEWKGNVREVENIIERLVVTGEEMITLKDLPFAKEFAIDPPVHTLPEMIEHVEKEMVIKAFEQHRSSYKVAEQLGISQSQASRKIRKYVSDSTEY
- the gabT gene encoding 4-aminobutyrate--2-oxoglutarate transaminase, which gives rise to MSQTFSKVATNLPGENAKQLLDRRHRAIPKGVSYGIPTFADTAEGAIVKDVDGNTFIDFVGAIGTINVGHSHPKVKEALHKQVDRFIHTGFNVMMYESYVELAERLAAIAPGEFDKKVLLLNSGAEAVENAVKIARKYTKRQGIISFNRGFHGRTLMTMTMTSKVKPYKYEFGPFAPEVYKAPYPYEYRRPQGLSVEAYEDFMITEFKNFLNTEVAPETIAAVVMEPIQGEGGFIVPGKRFVQEVYQLCKEHGILFVSDEIQAGFARTGRYFGIEHFDVEPDLITVSKSLGAGVPISGVIGRAEIMDESNPGELGGTYCGSPLGCEAALAVLDIIEEEKLNERGEYLGKVVTSRFEKLAEKYDCIGDIRGLGAMSAIELVKDRETKEADKELTQRIVKEANKRGLLLLSAGVFGNVLRILMPIVITDEQLEEGLAIFEAALEASVQQTVEV